The Pseudomonas eucalypticola genome has a window encoding:
- the gcvH gene encoding glycine cleavage system protein GcvH: MSELRFTVEHEWLRVEADGSVTVGITPFAQNALGDVVFVQLPELTTYARDAEVSVLESVKAASSINMPLDGEVVEVNTELDASPELVNEDALGAGWFFRFIPADAGQVAELLDQQAYDNLIAAQA, encoded by the coding sequence ATGAGCGAATTGCGTTTTACTGTCGAACACGAATGGCTGCGCGTCGAAGCAGACGGCAGCGTGACGGTCGGCATCACCCCGTTTGCCCAGAACGCCCTGGGTGACGTGGTGTTCGTGCAATTGCCGGAACTGACCACCTACGCCCGCGATGCCGAAGTCTCCGTATTGGAATCGGTCAAAGCCGCCAGCAGCATCAACATGCCCCTGGACGGCGAAGTGGTGGAAGTGAATACCGAACTCGACGCCAGCCCTGAGCTGGTCAACGAAGACGCGCTGGGCGCCGGCTGGTTCTTCCGGTTCATTCCGGCGGACGCCGGCCAGGTGGCCGAACTGCTGGACCAGCAGGCCTACGACAACCTGATCGCCGCCCAGGCCTGA
- a CDS encoding sigma-54-dependent transcriptional regulator, giving the protein MRIHVSFIDRVGITQEVLALLGARNLNLDAVEMVPPNVYIDAPTLSPKVLDELRDALLSVGGVQSVSVVDILPGQRRHLQLDALLAAMTDPVLALDSAGKVLLANPALISLYGREPAGESVTELFQDPNLLDTLLDQGFRLPLREVSVNGETLLLDATPITDAGALLTLYPPNRIGERLAALHHDHAEGFDSLLGDSPAIRTLKARAQRVATLDAPLLIQGETGTGKELVARACHAISARHSAPFLALNCAALPENLAESELFGYAPGAFTGAQRGGKPGLMELAHQGTVFLDEIGEMSPYLQAKLLRFLNDGSFRRVGGDREVKVNVRILSATHRDLEKMVSEGAFREDLFYRLNVLNLEVPPLRERGQDILLLARSFMQQACTQIQRPICRLAPATYPALLGNRWPGNVRQLQNVIFRAAAICEGALVDIGDLDIAGTSVARHGSDGQVESLEQAVDDFEKALLQKLYVSYPSTRQLATRLQTSHTAIAHRLRKYGISGK; this is encoded by the coding sequence ATGCGTATTCACGTCAGTTTCATCGACCGAGTCGGTATCACCCAGGAAGTACTGGCCCTGCTGGGCGCCCGCAACCTCAACCTCGATGCCGTCGAGATGGTGCCGCCCAATGTCTACATCGACGCCCCCACCCTCAGCCCCAAGGTGCTCGACGAATTGCGCGACGCCTTGCTGAGCGTGGGTGGCGTGCAGTCGGTGAGCGTGGTGGACATCCTGCCCGGCCAGCGCCGCCACTTGCAGCTCGACGCCCTGCTGGCCGCCATGACCGACCCGGTGCTGGCGCTGGACAGCGCGGGCAAAGTGCTGCTGGCCAACCCGGCGTTGATCAGCCTGTATGGCCGCGAGCCGGCGGGCGAGTCGGTGACCGAGCTGTTCCAGGATCCCAACCTGCTCGACACCTTGCTCGACCAGGGTTTTCGCTTGCCGCTGCGTGAAGTCAGTGTCAACGGCGAGACCTTGCTGCTGGACGCCACCCCGATCACCGACGCCGGCGCCTTGCTGACCTTGTACCCGCCTAACCGCATCGGCGAACGCTTGGCCGCGCTGCACCATGACCACGCTGAAGGCTTCGACTCGCTGCTGGGCGACTCGCCAGCCATTCGTACCCTGAAGGCCCGCGCCCAGCGGGTGGCGACGCTGGATGCACCGTTGCTGATCCAGGGTGAAACCGGCACCGGCAAGGAGTTGGTGGCCCGCGCTTGCCACGCCATCAGCGCGCGCCACAGCGCCCCGTTCCTGGCGTTGAACTGCGCGGCGCTGCCGGAAAACCTCGCCGAAAGCGAGCTGTTCGGCTATGCCCCCGGTGCCTTCACCGGCGCCCAGCGCGGCGGCAAGCCGGGGCTGATGGAACTGGCCCACCAGGGCACGGTGTTTCTCGACGAAATCGGCGAGATGTCACCCTACCTGCAGGCCAAGCTACTGCGGTTCCTGAATGACGGCAGCTTCCGCCGCGTGGGTGGCGACCGCGAAGTGAAGGTCAACGTGCGCATCCTCAGCGCCACGCACCGCGACCTGGAGAAGATGGTCAGCGAAGGCGCGTTCCGCGAAGACCTGTTCTACCGCCTCAATGTACTCAACCTGGAAGTGCCGCCCCTGCGCGAGCGCGGGCAGGACATCCTCTTGCTGGCACGTTCGTTCATGCAGCAGGCCTGCACCCAGATCCAGCGGCCCATTTGCCGCCTGGCGCCCGCCACCTACCCGGCGCTGCTGGGCAATCGCTGGCCGGGCAACGTGCGCCAGTTGCAGAACGTCATCTTCCGCGCCGCCGCCATTTGCGAAGGGGCGCTGGTGGACATCGGTGACCTGGATATCGCCGGCACGTCCGTGGCGCGCCACGGCAGCGATGGTCAGGTGGAGAGCCTGGAACAGGCGGTGGACGACTTCGAAAAGGCTTTGCTGCAAAAGCTCTACGTCAGCTACCCCTCCACGCGCCAACTGGCCACCCGCTTGCAGACGTCGCACACCGCGATTGCCCATCGCCTGCGCAAATACGGCATCAGCGGCAAGTAG
- a CDS encoding MbcA/ParS/Xre antitoxin family protein: MPLPTPLPSPRLDPVETGRVALTFFFNLMAHWQCTTEQQRILLGSVGNTTYFSWKKRPAVRLPHDTLERISYLMGIHKALRILFSNQPERAYQWATKENAAAPFNGRSALAYMLGGRVMDLADVRRYLDSVRG; encoded by the coding sequence ATGCCTCTACCGACGCCATTACCCAGCCCACGTCTCGACCCGGTTGAGACGGGGCGAGTTGCCCTGACGTTTTTCTTCAACCTCATGGCGCATTGGCAATGCACCACTGAGCAGCAACGCATTTTGCTAGGCAGTGTTGGCAATACCACCTATTTCAGTTGGAAGAAGCGCCCTGCGGTGCGCCTGCCCCATGACACGCTGGAACGTATTTCCTATTTGATGGGCATCCACAAGGCGTTGCGCATCCTGTTCAGCAACCAGCCGGAACGTGCTTACCAGTGGGCAACGAAGGAGAACGCCGCCGCCCCGTTCAATGGACGTTCGGCGCTGGCCTATATGCTGGGCGGCCGAGTCATGGACCTGGCGGATGTGCGGCGCTACCTGGATTCGGTGCGCGGCTGA
- a CDS encoding RES family NAD+ phosphorylase, translated as MASPLLPAWDQAYRIVNSAFPPIAVFEDTLDPADLEVAFLIEGMTNDRLCDEAGQIQRVPPQDRISGPGATPIMAAFTHIGRASRFTDGTFGVYYCASSLAAALAETRHHQEAFWRATAEASIEVTMRTYVNQVVKPMEDLRGDDALHQPEAASYPATQAVARQCREAGAWGLLYRSVRAPGHECVAALRPPALSLTTQGPHFRYLWDGRAQAFSYVLEVREASEAIYREPK; from the coding sequence ATGGCGTCACCCCTGTTACCTGCGTGGGACCAGGCCTACCGCATCGTCAATAGCGCCTTCCCGCCTATCGCTGTGTTCGAGGACACGCTTGATCCGGCGGACCTGGAAGTGGCGTTTTTAATCGAGGGCATGACCAACGATCGTTTGTGCGACGAGGCCGGGCAAATCCAGCGAGTCCCGCCGCAGGACCGGATCAGTGGCCCAGGGGCTACGCCGATCATGGCGGCTTTCACCCATATCGGCAGGGCAAGCCGCTTTACGGACGGCACCTTCGGTGTCTATTACTGCGCCAGTAGCCTGGCTGCCGCCCTCGCCGAAACCCGCCACCACCAGGAAGCGTTCTGGCGCGCCACGGCCGAAGCAAGCATCGAGGTCACGATGCGTACGTATGTGAACCAGGTCGTCAAGCCGATGGAAGATTTGCGTGGCGATGACGCGCTGCACCAGCCAGAGGCCGCCAGCTACCCGGCCACCCAGGCGGTGGCGCGACAATGTCGAGAAGCGGGCGCCTGGGGGCTGTTATACCGCAGCGTACGCGCGCCGGGGCACGAATGCGTTGCCGCGCTCCGCCCACCGGCGCTATCGCTGACCACGCAAGGCCCGCATTTTCGCTACCTGTGGGACGGCCGTGCCCAAGCGTTCAGCTATGTACTGGAAGTGCGCGAGGCGAGCGAGGCGATCTACCGGGAGCCCAAGTGA
- a CDS encoding DUF5064 family protein has product MALFEPGRLHLQHTALQPTDLSYEINLYYEVLDDAGRGRYVQFKVEGHINEKTFQDEFQLGKDDWYNFASAADHIARKNGLPTTNVLAVSLHHHYDAVFEDIRSKIGAHSGDCVSPDHLGSR; this is encoded by the coding sequence ATGGCCCTGTTCGAACCCGGCCGCCTGCACTTGCAGCACACCGCCCTGCAGCCCACTGATTTGAGCTACGAAATCAACCTGTACTACGAGGTGCTGGACGACGCCGGCCGCGGCCGCTACGTGCAATTCAAAGTCGAAGGGCATATCAACGAAAAGACCTTCCAGGATGAATTTCAACTGGGCAAGGACGACTGGTACAACTTCGCCAGTGCCGCCGACCATATTGCGCGCAAGAATGGCCTGCCGACCACCAACGTGCTGGCGGTATCACTGCATCATCATTATGACGCCGTATTCGAGGATATACGCAGCAAGATCGGCGCTCATTCCGGCGATTGCGTATCACCAGATCACTTGGGCTCCCGGTAG
- a CDS encoding CoA transferase, with translation MPDLLASLAQALGLASQHRPLVTFPGTGALASTFAVTDFASASIGVAGLAVAELLHQQGQPVTHLEVDRRLASFWFASSLRPMGWAPAPPWDPIAGDYPTADGWIRLHTNAPHHRAAALSVLGDCADRDAVAAAVSQWQGQDLESAVVAAHGCAAQMLNLAQWRAHPQGTAVAAEALVATVAGPEQPRMAWSGNRTEPLAGIRVLDLTRILAGPVATRFLASMGADVLRIDPPGWEEPSLVAEVTLGKRCARLDLHDSLDRISFERLLAQADVLVHGYRADALENLGYDSASLQRLAPGLVNVSLNAYGWTGPWRNRRGFDSLVQMSTGIAAAGQQWRQADKPVPLPVQALDMATGYLIAAAAIDGVRERLASGRGSASRLSLARTAKALVDHGQVTADLPLSAEGSGDLASQIEHTPWGPAQRLVPPLRIDGTPMQWASPASELGASPATFI, from the coding sequence ATGCCTGACTTACTCGCCAGCCTTGCCCAGGCACTGGGCTTGGCTTCGCAACACCGGCCCCTGGTGACCTTTCCTGGTACCGGGGCCCTGGCCTCTACCTTCGCCGTGACCGACTTTGCCAGTGCCAGTATCGGCGTCGCCGGCCTGGCGGTAGCCGAGCTGCTGCACCAGCAGGGGCAGCCGGTGACCCACCTGGAAGTGGACCGGCGGCTGGCTTCGTTCTGGTTCGCCAGCAGCCTGCGCCCCATGGGTTGGGCGCCTGCGCCGCCCTGGGACCCGATTGCCGGCGACTACCCCACGGCCGATGGCTGGATTCGCCTGCACACCAATGCGCCGCACCACCGCGCGGCGGCGTTGAGCGTCCTGGGCGACTGCGCCGACCGGGATGCCGTGGCCGCGGCGGTCAGCCAATGGCAGGGCCAGGACCTGGAAAGTGCCGTGGTTGCGGCCCATGGTTGCGCCGCGCAAATGCTGAACCTGGCGCAGTGGCGTGCTCACCCCCAAGGCACGGCAGTGGCCGCCGAAGCGCTGGTCGCTACCGTAGCGGGCCCCGAGCAGCCCCGCATGGCGTGGTCCGGCAACCGCACCGAGCCGCTGGCGGGCATCAGGGTACTGGACCTCACCCGCATACTCGCGGGGCCCGTGGCGACCCGTTTCCTGGCCTCGATGGGCGCCGACGTGCTGCGTATCGACCCGCCTGGCTGGGAAGAACCCTCACTGGTCGCCGAAGTGACCCTGGGCAAGCGCTGTGCCCGCCTGGACCTGCACGACAGCCTTGACCGTATCAGCTTCGAGCGCCTGCTGGCCCAGGCTGACGTACTGGTGCACGGCTACCGTGCGGATGCGCTGGAAAACCTCGGATACGACAGCGCATCCCTGCAGCGACTGGCGCCAGGGCTGGTCAACGTCAGCCTCAACGCCTACGGCTGGACCGGGCCATGGCGCAACCGCCGCGGTTTCGACAGCCTGGTGCAGATGAGTACCGGCATTGCCGCAGCAGGGCAGCAGTGGCGCCAGGCCGACAAACCGGTACCGCTGCCGGTTCAGGCGCTAGACATGGCCACCGGCTACCTGATTGCCGCCGCCGCCATCGACGGTGTGCGCGAGCGCCTGGCCAGTGGACGAGGCAGCGCGTCGCGGCTGTCCCTGGCGCGTACGGCCAAGGCTTTGGTCGACCACGGCCAGGTAACCGCCGACCTTCCCCTGAGTGCCGAAGGCAGCGGCGACCTGGCCAGCCAGATCGAACATACGCCGTGGGGCCCGGCGCAGCGCCTGGTGCCGCCGCTGCGTATCGACGGCACCCCCATGCAATGGGCCAGCCCCGCCAGCGAGCTGGGTGCCTCGCCGGCCACCTTCATCTGA
- a CDS encoding methyl-accepting chemotaxis protein, with the protein MQVQFREIDQVATASNEMSATAHDVANSASNAATAARRADQSAKDGLSIIERSTRDINSLAEEVSKAVGEVEALAVNSEQIGSVLEVIRSIAEQTNLLALNAAIEAARAGESGRGFAVVADEVRNLAKRTQDSVEEIRHVIERIQSGTRGVVQTMHSSQTKAQDNAVQINQAVQALGKISEAVTVISDMNLQIASAAEEQSAVAEEVNRNVSAIRTVTETLTGQATESAQVSSQLNALASQQMKLMDQFRV; encoded by the coding sequence ATGCAGGTGCAGTTCCGCGAGATCGACCAGGTGGCCACCGCTTCCAATGAAATGAGCGCCACGGCCCATGATGTCGCCAACAGCGCGTCCAATGCCGCCACCGCGGCCCGTCGCGCCGACCAGTCGGCCAAGGACGGGTTGTCGATCATCGAGCGCAGCACCCGCGACATCAACTCGCTGGCCGAGGAAGTCAGCAAGGCGGTGGGCGAGGTAGAAGCATTGGCCGTCAACAGCGAACAGATCGGCTCGGTGCTGGAAGTGATCCGCAGCATCGCCGAGCAGACCAACCTGCTGGCCCTGAACGCCGCCATCGAGGCGGCCCGCGCCGGCGAGAGCGGCCGCGGCTTTGCCGTGGTGGCCGACGAGGTGCGCAACCTGGCCAAGCGCACCCAGGATTCGGTGGAGGAAATTCGCCACGTAATCGAGCGCATCCAGAGCGGTACCCGCGGTGTGGTGCAGACCATGCACTCCAGCCAGACCAAGGCCCAGGACAACGCCGTGCAGATCAACCAGGCCGTGCAGGCCCTGGGCAAGATCAGCGAAGCGGTGACGGTGATCAGCGACATGAACCTGCAGATCGCCAGTGCCGCCGAAGAGCAGAGCGCCGTGGCCGAAGAGGTCAACCGCAACGTTTCGGCCATTCGCACCGTAACCGAAACCCTTACCGGCCAGGCAACCGAATCGGCCCAGGTCAGCAGCCAGCTCAATGCCCTGGCGAGCCAGCAGATGAAATTGATGGATCAATTCCGCGTTTAA
- a CDS encoding YbaN family protein: MTRPLPSKTARILFGLLAYVSLGIGLVAIVIPGLPTTEFILLAAWAATRSSPRLSAWLENHRLFGPILSNWRNGKVIVRRAKVSATLSMLVCSVVMVLTLKHAWPLYAAIGCMLVVNLWIWSRPEAPPVKNI, translated from the coding sequence ATGACCCGCCCACTGCCCTCCAAAACCGCGCGCATCCTCTTCGGCCTGCTCGCCTACGTCAGCCTGGGCATCGGCCTGGTGGCCATCGTCATTCCCGGCTTGCCCACCACCGAGTTCATCCTGCTGGCCGCCTGGGCCGCCACCCGCAGCTCGCCGCGCCTGAGTGCCTGGCTGGAAAACCACCGGTTGTTCGGGCCCATCCTCAGCAACTGGCGCAATGGCAAGGTGATCGTGCGCCGGGCCAAGGTCAGCGCCACCCTGAGCATGCTCGTGTGTTCCGTGGTCATGGTCCTGACCCTCAAGCATGCCTGGCCGCTGTATGCCGCCATTGGCTGCATGCTGGTGGTGAACCTGTGGATCTGGTCGCGCCCAGAGGCGCCGCCTGTCAAAAATATTTAA
- a CDS encoding biliverdin-producing heme oxygenase, which produces MSAIQNPAAAEQPALRSARLRQASAVLHDQLEHAVGAHAPFESRESYGRFLQMQYLFQSELKGLYNDPELNQLFPDLASRCRADAALADLNDLGLAVPAAVPGALIAPNRATALTWIRVSEGSKLGAAILIKRAEAMGLSETFGARHLAEPEGGRMRGWKAFNAIFDALPFTPTEEADADQAAVDAFSRLQILLQHTYSAHA; this is translated from the coding sequence ATGAGTGCCATCCAAAACCCCGCCGCCGCCGAGCAGCCGGCCCTGCGCTCGGCGCGCCTGCGCCAGGCCAGCGCGGTACTGCACGACCAACTGGAACATGCCGTGGGTGCCCACGCACCGTTCGAAAGCCGTGAAAGCTACGGCCGCTTCCTGCAGATGCAGTACCTGTTCCAGTCCGAGCTAAAGGGCCTGTACAACGACCCGGAACTGAACCAGTTGTTCCCGGACCTGGCCTCGCGCTGCCGAGCCGATGCCGCCCTGGCCGACCTCAACGACCTGGGCCTGGCCGTGCCGGCCGCGGTGCCGGGCGCGCTGATCGCCCCCAACCGCGCCACGGCCCTGACCTGGATTCGCGTGTCCGAAGGCTCCAAGCTCGGCGCCGCCATCCTGATCAAGCGCGCCGAGGCCATGGGCCTGAGCGAAACCTTCGGCGCCCGCCACCTGGCCGAGCCGGAAGGTGGCCGCATGCGTGGCTGGAAAGCCTTCAACGCCATTTTCGACGCACTGCCCTTCACCCCCACCGAGGAAGCGGACGCCGATCAGGCCGCGGTTGACGCCTTTTCCCGTCTGCAAATACTCTTGCAGCACACTTATTCCGCCCATGCCTGA
- a CDS encoding TonB-dependent receptor, which produces MSSGFKHSSIATPGPRTLSVLTMAILLAATQVTPAVAAEPAGSTQAMGNYTFAIGQQSLVSAINAFTQVTGWQVGLSADLARDVQSPGVRGSLKPDQALDRLLIGTNLSVHKVGPNNVVLERRNTGALALQQVTVSATRSAQDVNSVPSTVTVQDRDALDRNNVNNIKELVRYEPGVSVGGTGQRAGISGYNIRGIDGDRVLTQVDGVEIPDSFFNGPYAQTNRNYVDPEIVKRVEILRGPASSLYGSNAIGGAVSYYTLDPDDIIKPGKDVGARLKAGYSSADRSWLKSGTVAGREGDFDALLHFSQRDGHETESYGSHGGTGLGRTAANPEDATTTNVLAKLGWNYGDDARLALTYEKYKDDRDTNQKSAVGGPFVNGAGFGMYRARSGNTTTSRERFGIENTFGLDSVLADHVKWTLNYQLAKTDESTNEIYAPSRVVQRLRDTQYKERQWVFDGQLDKSFAIADTDHHLTYGTTLKQQKVTGLRTGTGTCLSVAAYCSAIGATSTNTSDTLTPASDFPDPTVNTYSLFAQDEIKWNQWTFLPSVRYDYTQMKPHVTQEFLNTAAQSGDAISTEEKRWHKATPKLGLTYAFNDNYTWYGQYAEGFRTPTAKALYGRFTNTSQGYTVAPNPNLKPESSKSFETGLRGQFEHGNFDLAVFYNKYHDFIDENSLTPGYTETTFQSVNIKKATIKGAEAKGRLNLDYFGLPAGLYTQGSVSYAYGRNDDTGQPLNSINPLTGVFGLGYDQDNYGGLLSWTVVKRKDRVDDSTFHAPDGTSSQFKTPGFGVLDLTGYYKVTQDVTLSAGLYNLADKKYWLWDDVRGYDGVGEAGVTQPANMDRLTAPGRNFSINVVWDI; this is translated from the coding sequence ATGTCCTCAGGTTTCAAGCATTCCAGCATTGCCACCCCCGGCCCTCGCACGTTGTCCGTGCTGACCATGGCCATCCTGCTCGCCGCCACCCAGGTCACCCCGGCCGTGGCCGCCGAACCCGCTGGCAGCACCCAGGCCATGGGCAATTACACGTTTGCCATCGGCCAGCAGTCGCTGGTCTCGGCCATCAACGCTTTCACCCAGGTGACCGGTTGGCAGGTGGGGCTGTCGGCCGACCTAGCGCGTGACGTGCAGTCACCCGGTGTGCGCGGTTCCCTGAAACCTGACCAGGCCCTGGACCGCCTGTTGATCGGCACCAACCTGAGCGTGCACAAGGTGGGCCCCAACAACGTGGTGCTGGAACGCCGCAACACCGGCGCCCTGGCCCTGCAGCAAGTGACCGTCAGCGCCACGCGCAGCGCCCAGGACGTGAACAGCGTGCCCAGCACCGTCACCGTCCAGGACCGCGATGCCCTGGACCGCAACAACGTCAACAACATCAAGGAACTGGTGCGCTATGAACCGGGTGTATCGGTAGGCGGCACTGGCCAGCGCGCGGGTATCAGCGGCTATAACATCCGCGGCATCGATGGCGACCGGGTACTGACCCAGGTCGACGGCGTGGAAATTCCCGACAGTTTCTTCAACGGCCCCTACGCCCAGACCAACCGAAACTACGTGGACCCGGAGATCGTCAAGCGCGTGGAAATCCTGCGCGGCCCGGCCTCGTCCCTGTATGGCAGCAACGCCATCGGCGGTGCGGTGAGCTACTACACCCTGGACCCGGACGACATCATCAAGCCTGGCAAGGACGTGGGCGCGCGCCTGAAGGCCGGCTACAGCTCCGCAGACCGCAGCTGGCTGAAATCCGGCACCGTAGCGGGCCGTGAAGGCGACTTCGACGCCTTGCTGCATTTCAGCCAGCGCGACGGCCACGAAACCGAGTCGTATGGCAGCCACGGCGGCACCGGCCTGGGCCGCACCGCCGCCAACCCCGAAGACGCCACCACCACCAACGTATTGGCCAAGCTGGGCTGGAACTACGGCGATGACGCACGCCTGGCCCTCACCTACGAAAAATACAAGGACGACCGCGACACCAACCAGAAAAGCGCGGTTGGGGGCCCATTCGTCAACGGCGCGGGCTTCGGGATGTACAGGGCTCGCAGTGGCAACACCACCACTTCGCGCGAACGCTTCGGCATCGAGAACACGTTCGGCCTGGACAGCGTGCTGGCCGACCACGTGAAGTGGACCCTGAACTACCAGTTGGCCAAGACCGACGAAAGCACCAACGAAATCTACGCGCCGTCGCGGGTGGTGCAACGCCTGCGTGATACCCAGTACAAGGAACGCCAGTGGGTATTCGATGGCCAGTTGGACAAGTCCTTCGCCATCGCCGATACCGACCACCACCTGACCTACGGCACCACCCTCAAGCAGCAGAAAGTGACCGGGCTGCGCACCGGTACCGGCACCTGCCTGAGCGTGGCCGCGTACTGCAGCGCCATCGGCGCCACCAGCACCAACACCTCCGACACCCTGACACCGGCCAGCGACTTCCCGGACCCGACGGTCAACACCTACAGCCTGTTCGCCCAGGACGAGATCAAGTGGAACCAGTGGACCTTCCTGCCGAGCGTGCGCTACGACTACACCCAGATGAAGCCGCACGTGACCCAGGAGTTCCTCAACACCGCTGCCCAGAGCGGCGACGCCATCAGCACCGAGGAGAAGCGCTGGCACAAGGCCACGCCAAAACTGGGCCTGACCTACGCCTTCAATGACAACTACACCTGGTACGGGCAATACGCCGAGGGTTTCCGCACGCCGACCGCCAAGGCGCTGTACGGTCGCTTCACCAATACCTCCCAGGGCTACACCGTGGCGCCCAACCCGAACCTCAAGCCTGAAAGCAGCAAGAGTTTCGAGACCGGCCTGCGCGGCCAGTTCGAGCATGGCAACTTCGACCTGGCGGTGTTCTACAACAAGTACCACGACTTCATCGACGAAAACTCGCTGACCCCAGGCTACACCGAGACGACCTTCCAGAGCGTCAACATCAAGAAGGCCACCATCAAGGGCGCCGAGGCCAAGGGCCGCCTGAACCTGGACTATTTCGGCCTGCCGGCCGGCCTGTATACCCAAGGGTCGGTGAGCTATGCCTACGGCCGCAACGACGATACCGGCCAGCCGCTTAACAGCATCAACCCGCTGACCGGCGTGTTCGGCCTGGGCTACGACCAAGACAACTATGGCGGCCTGCTGAGCTGGACCGTGGTCAAGCGCAAAGACCGGGTCGACGATTCCACCTTCCACGCCCCCGATGGCACCAGCAGCCAGTTCAAGACCCCGGGCTTCGGCGTTCTGGACCTGACCGGCTACTACAAGGTCACCCAGGACGTGACCCTCAGCGCCGGCCTGTACAACCTCGCCGACAAGAAATACTGGCTGTGGGATGACGTGCGCGGCTACGACGGCGTCGGCGAAGCCGGTGTGACGCAGCCGGCCAACATGGACCGCCTGACCGCGCCTGGCCGCAACTTCTCCATCAACGTGGTCTGGGACATCTGA
- a CDS encoding FecR family protein has product MDQALDWLIRLDCASAAERLAFEQWLAAEPANAQAFAQASAVWNGTAVNQAAQQLHTVATRSWRVRLRPYLKPMAAAAVILVGVFSFTNLPLRLEADHLTVVGERQRLQLDDGSKVLLNTNTAFSAHIDKAQREARLYQGEAFFQVADSRQQPLELQAGPVRASVRDTDFAVRLLDGVAQVEVQRGNVDLLGGNDARVRLNAGDSIRIGPSGFGQRQHLDPQKDLAWVQGRLVFENCPLSQVLDELRRYYPGWIVNTNDRLAQVEVTGNYRLENPLDVVRSLAHITSASIREYPALVILN; this is encoded by the coding sequence ATGGACCAGGCCCTGGACTGGCTGATTCGCCTGGACTGTGCCAGCGCGGCTGAGCGCCTGGCCTTTGAGCAGTGGCTGGCCGCCGAGCCTGCCAATGCTCAGGCGTTTGCCCAGGCCAGCGCCGTGTGGAACGGCACAGCGGTGAACCAGGCGGCGCAGCAATTGCACACGGTGGCTACGCGTTCGTGGCGCGTGCGGCTGCGCCCGTATCTCAAGCCCATGGCGGCCGCGGCGGTGATACTGGTCGGCGTGTTCAGCTTTACCAACCTGCCCCTGCGCCTGGAAGCGGACCACCTGACCGTGGTAGGCGAACGCCAGCGCCTGCAACTGGACGATGGCTCCAAGGTGCTGCTAAACACCAACACGGCGTTCTCGGCCCACATCGACAAGGCCCAGCGTGAAGCCAGGTTGTACCAGGGCGAAGCCTTCTTCCAGGTCGCCGACAGCCGTCAGCAGCCGCTGGAACTGCAGGCAGGTCCGGTGCGTGCCAGCGTGCGCGACACCGACTTCGCCGTGCGCCTGCTGGACGGCGTCGCCCAGGTCGAGGTGCAGCGCGGCAATGTCGACCTGCTGGGCGGTAATGACGCGCGGGTGCGCTTGAACGCCGGCGACAGCATCCGCATTGGCCCATCAGGTTTCGGCCAGCGCCAGCACCTGGACCCGCAAAAGGACCTGGCGTGGGTACAGGGCCGACTGGTGTTTGAAAACTGCCCCCTGAGCCAGGTGTTGGACGAACTGCGCCGGTACTACCCTGGCTGGATCGTCAACACCAATGACCGCCTGGCCCAGGTCGAGGTAACGGGTAACTATCGGCTGGAGAACCCCTTGGACGTGGTTCGCTCGCTGGCGCATATCACCTCGGCGTCGATACGCGAGTACCCGGCGCTGGTTATTCTCAACTGA
- a CDS encoding RNA polymerase sigma factor has protein sequence MSQSHFNSVFLTQRLSLLRTLQRMVDNPSTAEDLLQETYLRVTRALSERAIEHLEPFVFQTARNLALDHLRARKVQERTLLEDVPSEVVYSVAAIQSTPEEAAHAEQLLMRLNTSLGQLTARQQRIFILSRLHGCSYLEIAGQLQVSASTVQKELKLIMAICVGVAQRMEQ, from the coding sequence GTGAGTCAGTCACACTTCAACTCTGTCTTCCTCACCCAGCGGCTCAGTTTGCTGCGCACCTTGCAGCGCATGGTCGACAACCCCAGCACGGCTGAAGACCTGCTGCAGGAAACCTACCTGCGGGTTACCCGTGCGCTCAGCGAGCGGGCCATCGAACACCTGGAACCCTTTGTCTTTCAAACTGCGCGCAATCTGGCGCTGGACCACCTGCGCGCCCGCAAGGTGCAGGAACGCACACTGCTCGAAGACGTGCCCAGCGAAGTGGTGTACAGCGTCGCCGCGATCCAGAGTACGCCGGAAGAAGCCGCCCATGCCGAGCAATTGCTGATGCGCCTCAACACCAGCCTGGGGCAGTTGACCGCCCGCCAGCAACGCATCTTCATCCTCAGCCGGCTGCATGGCTGCAGCTACCTGGAGATCGCTGGGCAACTGCAGGTATCGGCAAGCACGGTGCAGAAGGAACTGAAACTGATCATGGCCATTTGCGTGGGCGTGGCGCAACGTATGGAACAATGA